In the Mycolicibacter sp. MU0102 genome, one interval contains:
- the corA gene encoding magnesium/cobalt transporter CorA translates to MTALQDPTPRVLVDCGVYAEGERIPGEFTPAGARAKVREIEAGGQEAFVWVGLHEPGEAQMQGVATTFQLHPLSVEDAVQAHQRPKLERYDDTLFLALKTVNYVPHESAVLPREIVETGEIMIFVGKNFVVTVRHGEHSGLADVRKRMDTDPEQMRLGPFAVMHAIADYVVDRYVEVTNLMESDIDVIEETAFAPGTRTDVEPIYQIKREVVELRRAVAPLSVPFDRMQTDYRDLISKEVRRYLRDVADHQTRAAEQIAGYDELLSSLVQAALARVGMQQNTDMRKMSAWAGIIAVPTMIAGIYGMNFDRMPVLHWAFGYPMVVAGMCVISAVLYRAFRRNGWL, encoded by the coding sequence ATGACGGCGTTGCAAGACCCGACACCCCGAGTGCTGGTCGACTGCGGTGTCTATGCAGAAGGCGAGCGGATTCCCGGCGAATTCACCCCCGCCGGCGCGCGGGCCAAGGTGCGCGAGATCGAGGCCGGTGGCCAAGAAGCATTCGTCTGGGTGGGCCTGCATGAGCCGGGCGAGGCCCAGATGCAGGGCGTGGCCACCACCTTCCAACTACACCCGCTGTCCGTCGAAGACGCTGTTCAGGCGCATCAACGGCCCAAGCTGGAGCGCTACGACGACACGTTGTTCCTAGCGCTCAAGACGGTCAACTACGTGCCGCACGAATCGGCGGTGCTGCCGCGCGAGATCGTCGAAACGGGCGAGATCATGATCTTCGTCGGCAAGAACTTCGTGGTCACCGTCCGGCACGGCGAGCACAGCGGCTTGGCCGATGTCCGCAAGAGGATGGACACCGATCCCGAGCAGATGCGGCTGGGCCCGTTTGCCGTGATGCATGCCATCGCCGACTACGTGGTGGACCGCTACGTGGAGGTGACCAACCTCATGGAAAGCGACATCGACGTTATCGAGGAGACGGCGTTCGCGCCCGGCACCCGAACCGACGTCGAGCCGATTTATCAGATCAAGCGCGAGGTCGTCGAGCTGCGGCGCGCGGTCGCGCCACTGTCGGTGCCGTTCGACCGGATGCAGACCGACTATCGGGATCTGATCTCCAAAGAGGTCCGGCGCTATCTGCGCGACGTCGCCGATCATCAGACCCGCGCCGCCGAGCAGATCGCCGGCTACGACGAGCTGCTGAGCTCGCTGGTGCAGGCCGCGCTGGCGCGGGTGGGCATGCAGCAGAACACCGACATGCGCAAGATGTCGGCGTGGGCCGGCATCATCGCCGTCCCGACCATGATCGCCGGCATCTACGGCATGAACTTCGACCGCATGCCGGTGCTGCACTGGGCTTTCGGCTACCCGATGGTGGTGGCGGGTATGTGTGTGATCTCCGCAGTGCTCTACCGCGCGTTCCGCCGCAACGGCTGGCTCTGA
- a CDS encoding glycine betaine ABC transporter substrate-binding protein, whose amino-acid sequence MPRPLGHHLRRLAFGCAAALIAGCSAHPGPPLTVGMSSDPQSQVLGHLYASALRGTGAAVRLEVVADPVAGLDAGELTVVPGFTGRFLATFARDSAARSDRGVYWALAGALPEGLAVGDYAMTAEDKPTLAVTKATATAWGGTDLPALVKHCTGLTVGAVAGALAPTVVGRCRLPKLREFPDDAALFAALKARQITAAWSSTADPDVPQGTVLLTDARPALVRAENVVPLYRRNELTEAQLLAVNQVAGVLDTDALIDMRRQVGDGADPQVVVDAFLDEHPLGR is encoded by the coding sequence GTGCCCAGGCCGCTAGGACATCACCTGCGCCGCCTGGCGTTCGGATGTGCGGCTGCGCTGATCGCCGGTTGTAGTGCCCACCCGGGGCCGCCGCTGACTGTGGGAATGTCGTCGGATCCGCAGTCGCAGGTCCTGGGCCATCTGTATGCGAGCGCGCTGCGCGGTACCGGTGCCGCGGTGCGGCTTGAGGTCGTCGCCGATCCGGTAGCCGGGTTGGATGCGGGGGAGTTGACCGTCGTCCCCGGTTTCACCGGCCGCTTCTTGGCGACGTTCGCGCGCGATTCCGCAGCCCGCTCCGATCGGGGCGTCTACTGGGCGCTGGCCGGCGCGCTGCCGGAGGGTCTCGCGGTCGGTGACTACGCCATGACCGCCGAGGACAAGCCCACATTGGCCGTGACGAAGGCGACCGCGACCGCGTGGGGCGGCACCGACCTGCCCGCGCTCGTCAAACATTGCACCGGCTTGACGGTCGGCGCTGTCGCGGGAGCGCTGGCGCCGACTGTGGTGGGCCGTTGCCGGCTGCCGAAGTTACGCGAATTCCCTGATGACGCGGCGCTGTTCGCTGCGCTGAAGGCCCGCCAGATCACCGCGGCGTGGTCCAGTACTGCCGACCCTGACGTACCGCAAGGGACCGTGCTGCTCACCGATGCGCGCCCCGCACTGGTGCGCGCCGAGAATGTGGTGCCGCTGTATCGCCGAAATGAGTTGACCGAGGCCCAACTGTTGGCGGTCAATCAGGTGGCCGGCGTGCTCGACACCGATGCACTGATCGACATGCGCCGACAGGTGGGCGACGGCGCCGACCCACAGGTTGTCGTGGACGCTTTCTTGGACGAGCACCCGCTGGGGCGCTAG
- a CDS encoding suppressor of fused domain protein, giving the protein MSEDLDRVREHVRRHFAGVAAEPDTARVTFLGVEPIEVLRFGPGPDRMVHYVSAGCSRHPMGDPGQLLADPVHGPRAEIVVSLRSSGSDTGLARSLAAVAAAPVVEGVVLAPDALIDLGGPLWTGPSGPVPFTAVLLGDSDIAELTLAAPREPVRFLSATPITATEAAWVRLKGAEAMREAWRADGVDVFDPDRPASQPQ; this is encoded by the coding sequence GTGAGTGAGGATCTGGACCGGGTGCGCGAGCATGTCCGACGGCACTTTGCGGGCGTTGCCGCCGAGCCCGACACGGCGCGGGTGACGTTTCTGGGAGTCGAGCCCATCGAGGTGTTGCGGTTCGGACCCGGACCCGACCGGATGGTGCATTACGTCTCGGCCGGTTGCTCGCGCCACCCCATGGGGGACCCCGGTCAGCTCCTCGCCGATCCGGTACACGGTCCCCGGGCCGAAATCGTTGTGAGCCTGCGTTCCTCGGGTTCTGACACCGGGCTGGCCCGCAGCCTTGCCGCGGTGGCGGCCGCGCCGGTGGTCGAAGGGGTGGTGCTGGCGCCCGATGCGCTGATCGACCTCGGGGGTCCGCTGTGGACCGGACCGTCGGGTCCGGTGCCGTTCACCGCGGTATTGCTGGGAGACAGCGACATCGCCGAGTTGACGCTGGCCGCGCCGCGGGAGCCGGTGCGGTTCTTGTCGGCCACCCCGATCACCGCGACCGAGGCAGCGTGGGTGCGGCTCAAGGGCGCCGAGGCGATGCGCGAGGCCTGGCGCGCCGACGGTGTAGACGTCTTCGACCCGGACCGTCCCGCGTCCCAGCCTCAGTAA
- a CDS encoding ABC transporter ATP-binding protein — MAEIELLHISKSYPDGAVAVKDLSLSIADGEFIILVGPSGCGKSTTLNMIAGLEEISSGELRIGGQRVNERAPKDRDIAMVFQSYALYPHMTVRQNIAFPLTLAKIKKPQIAEKVAEVAKILDLTELLDRKPSQLSGGQRQRVAMGRAIVRHPKAFLMDEPLSNLDAKLRVQMRSEIARLQRRLGTTTVYVTHDQTEAMTLGDRVVVMHGGIAQQIGTPDELYERPANLFVAGFVGSPAMNFFPGTLTATGARLPIGEVPLDAATRESIGKHPAAAGGEVVIGVRPEHLGDAALLDDAQRGRAVKFAARVDLVESLGADKYLYFTPNESGDAPAENDLVARVPAASKAAGGQPIELALDTDKVVVFDAKTGVNLSVAPAGR; from the coding sequence GACGGCGAGTTCATCATTCTGGTGGGGCCCTCGGGCTGCGGAAAGTCCACCACGCTGAACATGATCGCCGGCCTGGAGGAGATCTCGTCGGGGGAGTTGCGCATCGGGGGCCAGCGCGTCAACGAGCGCGCCCCCAAAGACCGCGACATCGCGATGGTGTTCCAGTCCTACGCGCTCTACCCCCACATGACGGTGCGGCAGAACATCGCGTTCCCGCTGACCCTGGCCAAGATAAAGAAGCCGCAGATCGCCGAGAAGGTGGCGGAGGTCGCCAAGATCCTGGATCTGACTGAGCTGCTGGATCGCAAGCCCTCGCAGCTCTCCGGAGGCCAACGGCAACGGGTCGCGATGGGGCGGGCGATCGTGCGGCACCCCAAGGCATTTCTGATGGACGAGCCGCTGTCGAACCTGGACGCCAAGCTGCGTGTGCAGATGCGCAGCGAGATCGCCCGGCTGCAGCGCCGGCTGGGCACCACCACCGTCTACGTCACGCACGACCAGACCGAGGCGATGACGCTCGGGGACCGGGTGGTGGTGATGCACGGTGGGATCGCCCAGCAGATCGGCACACCCGACGAGCTCTACGAGCGTCCCGCCAACCTGTTCGTCGCCGGATTCGTCGGGTCTCCGGCGATGAACTTCTTCCCGGGCACGCTGACCGCGACCGGCGCACGCCTGCCCATCGGTGAGGTACCGCTCGACGCGGCGACTCGCGAATCGATCGGCAAGCATCCCGCGGCGGCCGGCGGTGAGGTGGTCATCGGGGTACGCCCCGAGCATTTGGGCGACGCCGCGCTGCTCGATGACGCACAGCGTGGTCGCGCGGTGAAGTTCGCGGCCCGCGTCGATCTCGTCGAATCGCTGGGCGCCGACAAGTACCTATATTTCACCCCGAACGAATCGGGCGACGCGCCAGCCGAAAACGATCTGGTGGCCAGGGTTCCCGCTGCGTCCAAGGCGGCCGGCGGGCAGCCGATCGAGCTCGCTCTGGACACCGACAAGGTGGTCGTGTTCGACGCCAAGACCGGGGTGAACCTCAGCGTCGCACCGGCTGGGCGGTGA
- a CDS encoding SDR family NAD(P)-dependent oxidoreductase has translation MQGFAGKVAVVTGAGSGIGQALAIELARSGAQLAISDVDTEGLAQTERRLTELGVRVKADRLDVTEREAFLAYAEEVKEHFGKVNQIYNNAGIAFSGDVEISSFKDIERVMDVDFWGVVNGTKAFLPHLIESGDGHVINISSLFGLLSVPGQAAYNAAKFAVRGFTEALNQEMAIAKHPVKVTTVHPGGIKTAIARNATVAEGLDAASMAEFFDRRLASTTAEEAARVILNGVSKNRARVLIGNDARVLDLLVRILGSRYQRLFSFAMPKFRPS, from the coding sequence ATGCAGGGATTCGCCGGGAAAGTCGCCGTCGTCACCGGTGCCGGCTCAGGCATCGGTCAAGCGCTGGCCATCGAGCTGGCCCGCTCCGGAGCGCAGCTGGCGATCAGTGACGTCGACACCGAGGGGCTCGCCCAGACCGAGCGGCGTCTGACCGAGCTGGGGGTGCGGGTCAAGGCCGACCGCCTCGACGTCACCGAGCGCGAAGCGTTCCTCGCCTACGCCGAAGAGGTCAAAGAGCACTTCGGCAAGGTCAACCAGATCTACAACAACGCCGGCATCGCGTTCAGCGGCGACGTCGAGATCAGCTCGTTCAAGGACATCGAACGGGTGATGGACGTCGACTTCTGGGGTGTGGTCAACGGCACCAAGGCCTTCTTGCCGCACCTGATCGAATCCGGCGACGGCCACGTCATCAACATCTCCAGTTTGTTCGGACTGCTGTCCGTACCCGGCCAGGCCGCCTACAACGCGGCGAAGTTCGCGGTCCGCGGCTTCACCGAGGCGTTGAACCAGGAGATGGCCATCGCCAAGCACCCGGTCAAGGTCACCACGGTGCACCCGGGCGGCATCAAGACCGCTATTGCCCGCAACGCCACCGTCGCCGAAGGGCTGGACGCCGCGAGCATGGCCGAGTTCTTCGACCGGCGGCTGGCCTCTACCACTGCCGAAGAGGCGGCCCGAGTGATCCTCAACGGCGTCAGCAAAAACCGGGCCCGCGTGCTCATCGGAAACGACGCGCGGGTTTTGGACCTGCTCGTGCGCATCCTGGGCTCGCGATACCAACGCCTGTTCTCGTTCGCCATGCCCAAATTCCGGCCCAGCTAG
- a CDS encoding NAD(P)-dependent malic enzyme, which yields MPENLANMANSTPIVIGDEEIFEAHTGGKISVDLKTPLDTQRALSIAYTPGVAQVSRAIAADHTLAARYTWAHRLVAVVSDGTSVLGLGDLGPTASLPVMEGKAALFKTFAGLDSIPIVLDTKDPDEIVETLVRLRPSFGAVNLEDISAPRCFEIERRVIEALDCPVMHDDQHGTAIVALAALLGAAKVLDRDIASLRVVVSGAGAAGVACANILLSRGISEMIVLDSQGVLHPERSGMNDVKLELAQRTNPRGLTGGLAEALAGADVFLGASGGVVPEELIASMAPGGVVFALSNPDPEIHPDLAAKYAAVVATGRSDFPNQINNVLAFPGVFRGALDAGARRITEAMKLAAAEAIFSVVADELAPDRIVPSPLDPRVEPAVAAAVAAAAADSAS from the coding sequence ATGCCCGAGAATCTTGCGAACATGGCCAACAGCACGCCGATCGTCATCGGAGACGAAGAGATCTTCGAAGCCCACACGGGCGGGAAGATCTCAGTCGACCTCAAAACCCCGCTGGACACCCAGCGCGCGTTGTCGATCGCCTACACCCCGGGAGTGGCGCAGGTCAGTCGCGCCATCGCCGCGGACCACACGCTGGCGGCCCGCTACACCTGGGCGCACCGGCTGGTGGCCGTGGTCAGCGACGGTACGTCGGTGCTCGGGCTGGGTGACCTCGGCCCGACGGCGTCCCTGCCGGTGATGGAGGGCAAGGCCGCGCTGTTCAAGACGTTCGCCGGCCTGGACTCCATTCCGATCGTGCTGGACACCAAGGACCCGGACGAGATCGTCGAGACGCTGGTGCGGCTGCGCCCGTCGTTCGGGGCGGTCAATCTAGAGGACATCTCCGCCCCGCGATGCTTCGAGATTGAGCGGCGCGTGATCGAGGCGCTGGACTGCCCGGTGATGCACGATGACCAGCACGGCACCGCGATCGTGGCCTTGGCGGCCCTGCTGGGTGCGGCCAAGGTGCTCGACCGCGACATCGCGTCGCTGCGGGTGGTGGTTTCCGGTGCCGGCGCTGCGGGTGTGGCCTGCGCGAACATCCTGCTCTCGAGGGGCATCTCGGAGATGATCGTGCTGGATTCGCAGGGCGTGCTGCATCCAGAGCGCTCCGGCATGAACGACGTCAAGCTGGAGCTGGCGCAGCGGACCAATCCTCGTGGCCTTACCGGCGGTCTGGCCGAGGCTCTGGCCGGCGCCGATGTCTTCCTGGGCGCGTCCGGAGGCGTGGTGCCCGAGGAGCTGATCGCGTCGATGGCGCCGGGTGGCGTGGTGTTCGCACTGTCGAACCCCGACCCTGAGATCCACCCCGACCTGGCAGCCAAGTACGCGGCGGTGGTGGCGACCGGCCGCAGCGATTTCCCCAACCAGATCAACAACGTGCTGGCCTTCCCGGGCGTGTTCCGTGGTGCGCTGGACGCCGGTGCGCGCCGGATCACCGAGGCGATGAAGTTGGCTGCGGCAGAGGCGATTTTCTCCGTCGTCGCCGACGAGCTGGCGCCAGACCGTATTGTGCCCAGCCCGCTGGACCCGCGGGTCGAGCCGGCCGTTGCGGCCGCTGTTGCGGCGGCGGCCGCCGACTCCGCGTCGTAG
- a CDS encoding malate dehydrogenase, whose translation MSKTPLKVAVTGAAGQIGYSLLFRLASGSLLGPDQPIELRLLEIEPALKALEGVVMELDDCAFPLLSGVQIGSDANKIFDGVNLALLVGARPRGPGMERSDLLEANGAIFTAQGKALNAVAASDIRVGVTGNPANTNALIAMTNAPDIPNERFSALTRLDHNRAISQLAAKTGAKVTDIKKMTIWGNHSASQYPDLFHAEVGGRNAAEVVNDQAWIENDFIPTVAKRGAAIIDARGASSAASAASATVDAARSWLLGTPDNDWVSMAVVSDGSYGVPEGLISSFPVTTKNGDWSIVQGLEIDAFSRSRIDASTAELAEEREAVTGLGLI comes from the coding sequence GTGAGCAAAACCCCACTCAAGGTGGCCGTCACCGGCGCCGCCGGCCAGATCGGCTACAGCCTGTTGTTCCGCCTGGCCAGCGGCTCGTTGCTGGGCCCCGACCAGCCGATCGAACTGCGCCTGCTGGAGATCGAGCCTGCCCTCAAGGCGCTCGAGGGTGTTGTCATGGAGCTCGACGACTGTGCCTTCCCGCTGCTGTCGGGTGTGCAGATCGGCTCGGACGCGAACAAGATCTTTGACGGCGTCAACCTGGCGCTGCTGGTCGGCGCCCGCCCGCGTGGGCCGGGCATGGAGCGCAGTGACCTGCTCGAGGCCAACGGTGCGATCTTCACCGCGCAGGGCAAGGCCCTCAACGCGGTCGCGGCCTCCGACATCCGGGTGGGTGTGACCGGCAACCCGGCCAACACCAACGCGCTGATCGCGATGACCAACGCCCCCGACATCCCCAACGAGCGCTTCTCCGCGCTGACCCGCCTGGACCACAACCGGGCCATCTCGCAGCTGGCCGCCAAGACCGGCGCCAAGGTCACCGACATCAAGAAGATGACCATCTGGGGCAACCACTCCGCGAGCCAGTACCCGGACCTGTTCCACGCCGAGGTCGGCGGGCGTAACGCCGCCGAGGTCGTGAACGACCAGGCCTGGATCGAGAACGACTTCATCCCCACCGTCGCCAAGCGTGGCGCGGCGATCATCGACGCTCGTGGCGCCTCGTCGGCGGCCTCCGCCGCGTCGGCCACCGTCGACGCGGCGCGGAGCTGGCTGCTCGGCACTCCCGACAATGACTGGGTCTCGATGGCCGTGGTCTCCGACGGCTCCTACGGTGTGCCGGAGGGCCTGATCTCGTCGTTCCCGGTCACCACCAAGAACGGTGACTGGAGCATTGTGCAGGGCCTGGAGATCGACGCCTTCTCCCGCAGCCGGATCGATGCCTCGACCGCCGAGCTGGCCGAGGAGCGCGAGGCTGTCACCGGACTGGGCCTGATCTAA